A region from the Hydrogenimonas sp. genome encodes:
- a CDS encoding asparagine synthetase [glutamine-hydrolyzing] has product MCAIFGIVGAYDESAARRAFATLAHRGPDAEGVIAEKGLFLAHRRLGIIDPLPEADQPMSAEGITILLNGEIYNYRELREELGCRFDTKSDTEVALRAFLEWGEEMPGKIRGMYAMALYGEGALHLFRDPFGKKPLYWSRRGDTFIFSSEIGAIRSFFGDIPLSRERICSYLSFQSSVSPSTLYPGIHQLEPGGYLRYENGDVEISVRDQLIVPRRYDLLEAEEVEELIAESVGYRLVSDVPVGALLSGGVDSSLVAAVAQRMMPQPLPTFTVGYEGYRKYDERRFAEKVAEHIGSDHREFVMGVDDFLESADELFEHLDEPLGDPAAIPLWFLSRRVKESGVKVLLSGDGADELFFGYRPYYEMADIERAEDLKYRNWLRNYFRSNYSPNREWEWYKRIFDGSVLFRSSAELFTDLQQNRLLKQNVKDDTSLRWIGGYIERFGKPAGPQWFTYIDFKVQLAEVFLKKLDRVTMAHGLEARSPFLDRKFVTELLSSDAGWRMGESPKWLLKEVAAKYLPSFIVERKKKGFSYPYMEWLHLSGGFETVHRVNRELNLFSGEQISFLMERSKKGRFKHHLYAVWSLCKWLEKDMKL; this is encoded by the coding sequence GTGTGTGCAATATTCGGTATCGTAGGAGCCTATGACGAGAGCGCGGCGCGCAGGGCCTTTGCGACTCTCGCGCACCGGGGGCCCGATGCCGAGGGTGTTATAGCCGAAAAGGGTCTCTTCCTGGCCCACCGGCGCCTCGGCATAATAGACCCCCTCCCCGAAGCCGACCAGCCCATGTCGGCAGAGGGTATTACGATTCTCCTGAACGGGGAGATCTACAACTACCGCGAGCTCAGAGAGGAGCTCGGCTGCCGTTTCGATACGAAGAGCGATACGGAAGTCGCACTGCGTGCCTTTTTGGAGTGGGGAGAGGAGATGCCCGGGAAGATCAGGGGGATGTACGCGATGGCACTCTATGGAGAGGGAGCGCTCCACCTTTTCAGGGACCCTTTCGGCAAGAAACCGCTCTACTGGAGCCGAAGAGGGGATACTTTTATATTCTCTTCGGAGATTGGAGCGATCAGGAGTTTTTTCGGCGATATACCTCTGTCGCGTGAACGCATCTGCTCCTACCTCTCTTTTCAGTCATCCGTCTCCCCTTCGACGCTCTATCCCGGGATTCATCAGCTCGAGCCGGGCGGCTATCTGCGTTACGAAAACGGAGACGTCGAGATATCGGTGCGCGATCAGTTGATTGTACCGCGGCGATACGACTTGCTGGAGGCGGAAGAGGTTGAGGAGCTGATAGCCGAGAGCGTAGGTTACAGGCTGGTGAGCGATGTGCCCGTCGGAGCTCTGCTCAGCGGAGGTGTCGACAGCTCTCTTGTGGCCGCTGTGGCCCAAAGGATGATGCCGCAGCCGCTCCCGACATTCACGGTCGGGTATGAAGGGTATCGGAAGTATGACGAGCGCCGCTTCGCGGAGAAGGTAGCCGAACATATAGGCAGCGATCACCGTGAGTTCGTGATGGGTGTGGATGACTTTCTGGAGAGTGCCGATGAGCTGTTTGAGCATCTCGATGAGCCGCTGGGCGACCCCGCGGCGATACCGCTCTGGTTCCTGAGCCGAAGAGTTAAAGAGAGCGGAGTGAAGGTACTGCTAAGCGGTGACGGTGCGGACGAGCTCTTTTTCGGCTACCGCCCCTACTACGAGATGGCGGATATAGAGAGGGCCGAAGATCTGAAATACAGAAACTGGCTGAGAAACTACTTCAGGAGCAACTACAGCCCCAACAGGGAGTGGGAGTGGTACAAACGGATCTTTGACGGCTCCGTGCTCTTCCGCTCTTCGGCCGAGCTCTTTACCGACCTCCAGCAGAACAGGCTCCTGAAACAGAACGTCAAAGACGACACCTCGTTGCGGTGGATCGGCGGTTATATCGAGCGCTTCGGCAAACCCGCCGGGCCGCAGTGGTTTACCTACATAGACTTCAAAGTACAGCTGGCCGAGGTTTTTCTGAAAAAGCTGGACCGGGTTACGATGGCCCACGGGCTGGAGGCCAGAAGTCCGTTCCTGGATAGAAAATTCGTTACGGAACTGCTCTCTTCTGATGCCGGGTGGCGGATGGGAGAGAGCCCCAAGTGGCTGCTAAAAGAGGTTGCCGCGAAATATCTGCCATCTTTCATTGTGGAGCGGAAGAAGAAGGGGTTTTCGTATCCGTATATGGAGTGGCTTCACCTAAGCGGCGGATTCGAGACTGTTCACAGGGTCAACCGGGAGCTGAATCTCTTCTCCGGCGAGCAGATATCCTTTCTCATGGAGAGGTCTAAAAAGGGGCGCTTCAAACACCATCTTTACGCAGTCTGGTCTCTTTGCAAATGGCTGGAAAAGGATATGAAGCTTTGA
- a CDS encoding flagellin protein FlaA has translation MGFRINTNIAAMNAHRNSLQTNLNLNKDLEQLSSGLRINRAADDASGLAIANTLRQQSQGLGQAIANANDGIGVMQTADGALEEYENIINTIRTKAIQAASDGQNADTRAKIQADIDRLLEEAQNIASTTSFNGQTLLNGGFHDKSFHIGAYSGETVNISIKDAQIANIAEFAMETATSGIASGATAMTLSVSMGGTVIDVSATGATGNTSLENAKKIVDAFNAEAQSLNVAIRATVVETTANSGNYSVRLDSAYDFVVNTNSVNLTTGTAAVDTANNLSTVDVTSRNSAEKAIIITDYALRDIDSIRSDIGSVQNQLESTIRNISVTQVNVAAAESQIRDVDFAAVSASFNKNNILSQSGSYALSQANAVQQNVLRLLQ, from the coding sequence ATGGGATTTCGAATCAACACAAACATTGCCGCGATGAATGCACATCGCAATTCGCTTCAGACGAACCTCAACCTAAACAAAGATCTTGAGCAGCTCAGCTCCGGACTTCGTATCAACAGGGCTGCGGACGACGCTTCGGGGCTCGCGATCGCGAATACATTGAGACAACAGTCGCAGGGCCTGGGACAGGCCATTGCAAACGCCAACGACGGAATCGGCGTTATGCAGACCGCTGACGGAGCGCTGGAGGAGTACGAGAATATAATCAACACGATCCGTACCAAGGCTATCCAGGCCGCTTCCGACGGACAGAACGCCGATACGCGTGCCAAAATTCAGGCAGACATAGACAGACTGCTCGAAGAGGCCCAGAATATCGCTTCGACGACTTCGTTCAACGGACAGACTCTTCTTAACGGCGGCTTCCATGACAAAAGCTTCCATATCGGCGCCTACAGCGGCGAAACGGTGAATATTTCGATCAAGGATGCCCAGATAGCCAACATTGCAGAGTTTGCGATGGAGACTGCTACAAGCGGTATAGCTTCAGGTGCCACTGCTATGACTTTGAGTGTCAGTATGGGCGGTACCGTCATAGATGTATCCGCTACAGGAGCTACCGGCAATACCAGCCTTGAAAACGCCAAAAAAATCGTCGATGCCTTCAATGCGGAAGCACAGTCACTAAACGTCGCTATTCGCGCCACCGTAGTGGAAACGACGGCCAACTCCGGCAACTATTCCGTCAGGCTTGACTCCGCCTATGATTTCGTTGTTAATACGAACAGCGTTAATCTGACGACAGGTACGGCTGCCGTGGATACGGCCAACAACCTTTCAACCGTGGATGTCACGAGCCGTAACAGCGCAGAAAAGGCTATTATCATCACCGACTACGCTCTGCGGGATATAGACAGCATCCGCTCGGATATAGGTTCGGTCCAGAACCAGCTCGAGTCGACCATCCGTAACATTTCGGTGACCCAGGTAAATGTCGCCGCGGCCGAAAGCCAGATCCGTGACGTCGACTTTGCGGCGGTGTCGGCAAGCTTCAACAAGAACAATATTCTTTCACAATCAGGAAGCTATGCGCTGAGCCAGGCAAACGCCGTTCAGCAAAATGTTCTGAGACTGTTGCAGTAG
- a CDS encoding flagellar hook-associated protein FliD: MADFGALSSLGLGSNGALSYDIIDKLRQVDEDTQIKPIDTQIETVKNQSVELDKITAMAASMKSSLFELSDTVLFARRSVDVSGSDIEVSVEDGTKVQDIDIQVKNLARADIKQSKGFATQDSVVTTVDTDMTITINGQDTTIAVAAGTTLRELADQINNEMGGRVEATLLNTGGTDPYRLILKTTETGADQAMSFSFDDGDAATTNDDFLDLTIPEASVQDARDALFSFNGVDITRSSNVVDDLVVGMTLTLKNESTTHNYVSIKQDNEAIADQVQGFVDQYNELMGELTAATKYDADNNSAGIFQGNATIVSLKLSINRIALGTAPNGKGLADFGMDVTRDGIMSFDRGKLIDALESDSDTVAETFAGDENNPGVFASLKDYLTDAATGGDSMLSNMDNLLKERENSLEERRSRTLESIDTKYEIMANRFAAYDAMIGRLNASYQSLQSMIDAQASSNN, encoded by the coding sequence ATGGCAGATTTCGGAGCACTCAGCTCCCTCGGACTGGGGAGCAACGGGGCACTCAGCTACGATATTATCGACAAATTGAGACAGGTAGACGAGGATACCCAGATTAAACCTATCGACACTCAGATAGAGACCGTCAAGAATCAAAGTGTCGAGCTGGACAAGATAACAGCTATGGCTGCATCGATGAAGAGCTCTCTTTTCGAACTTTCCGATACGGTTCTTTTCGCCAGGCGCAGTGTGGATGTAAGCGGATCGGATATAGAGGTCTCTGTAGAAGACGGAACCAAGGTGCAGGATATCGATATACAGGTTAAGAACCTCGCCAGGGCGGATATCAAGCAGTCTAAGGGGTTTGCGACCCAAGATAGTGTTGTTACTACCGTGGATACAGATATGACGATTACGATAAACGGCCAGGATACTACGATTGCCGTAGCCGCCGGAACGACCCTGAGGGAGTTGGCCGACCAGATCAACAACGAGATGGGCGGAAGGGTTGAGGCGACACTGCTAAATACGGGTGGGACAGACCCCTACAGGCTTATTCTTAAAACGACGGAAACGGGTGCGGATCAGGCAATGAGCTTCTCGTTCGACGACGGTGACGCCGCTACGACCAACGATGACTTCCTGGACCTGACGATCCCGGAAGCGAGCGTTCAGGATGCGCGTGACGCTCTCTTTTCGTTCAATGGAGTGGATATTACAAGATCCTCCAACGTCGTGGACGATCTTGTAGTCGGCATGACACTCACACTCAAAAACGAAAGTACCACACACAACTATGTTTCGATAAAACAGGATAATGAAGCGATTGCAGATCAGGTACAGGGCTTCGTGGACCAGTACAACGAACTGATGGGTGAATTGACTGCCGCCACCAAGTACGATGCCGACAACAACAGCGCAGGAATCTTCCAGGGTAACGCCACGATAGTATCGCTGAAGCTCTCGATCAATAGAATTGCCCTGGGTACGGCACCAAACGGGAAGGGGCTGGCGGACTTCGGAATGGATGTTACCCGTGACGGAATTATGAGTTTCGACAGAGGCAAGTTGATAGATGCCCTGGAGAGTGACAGCGATACAGTTGCGGAGACATTTGCCGGGGACGAGAACAACCCGGGGGTCTTTGCATCTTTGAAAGATTACCTGACCGATGCCGCTACAGGCGGAGATTCGATGCTTTCCAATATGGACAATCTGCTGAAAGAGCGGGAGAACTCCCTCGAGGAGAGAAGAAGCAGAACCCTGGAGTCTATAGATACGAAGTATGAGATAATGGCAAACCGGTTTGCCGCGTATGACGCGATGATAGGTAGGCTCAACGCATCCTATCAGTCACTTCAGTCGATGATAGACGCGCAGGCATCCTCGAACAATTAG